A single window of Pungitius pungitius chromosome 20, fPunPun2.1, whole genome shotgun sequence DNA harbors:
- the si:ch211-22i13.2 gene encoding pinin isoform X2: MSTKAESRVSSSSSSSRTDERKRSSSTGREKTKRKRSRSRSSSSSSSRSSSSSSSSSSSSSSGSSDSSSNSRSSSSSSDSHSKPRKQSKKRKKEKPKKKVKKEKRHKRKKDKKAKGGEENSGPVQISKYLKDKKKGKYSMISGKKIKMKVKKSKKDKQRDKNRAELLEFLNSTL, from the exons ATG TCCACGAAAGCGGAGTCCAGGgtgtccagctccagctccagctccagaacAGATGAAAGGAAGAGATCGAGCAGCACAG GtcgagaaaaaacaaaacggaAACGCAGTCGTAGTAGGTCTTCCTCGTCGTCCTCTTCTAggtcatcgtcatcatcttcatcctcatcgtCATCTTCTTCGTCGGGCTCGTCAGACTCATCCAGCAACAGTCGGAGTAGCTCTAGCAGTAGCG aCTCTCACAGTAAACCCAGAAAGCAgtctaaaaaaaggaaaaaggagaaaccCAAAAAA AAAGTTAAGAAGGAAAAACGACACAAACGTAAAAAGGACAAGAAAGCAAAAGGGGGAGAGGAAAACTCGGGACCTGTACAAATCTCCAAG tacttgaaggacaagaagaagggCAAGTACAGCATGATTTCAGGGAAGAagataaaaatgaaagtaaagaaGTCAAAAAAGGACAAACAG CGCGATAAAAATCGAGCAGAACTTCTTGAGTTCCTGAACTCCACTCTGTGA
- the si:ch211-22i13.2 gene encoding zinc finger CCHC domain-containing protein 10 isoform X1: MSTKAESRVSSSSSSSRTDERKRSSSTGREKTKRKRSRSRSSSSSSSRSSSSSSSSSSSSSSGSSDSSSNSRSSSSSSDSHSKPRKQSKKRKKEKPKKQKVKKEKRHKRKKDKKAKGGEENSGPVQISKYLKDKKKGKYSMISGKKIKMKVKKSKKDKQRDKNRAELLEFLNSTL; the protein is encoded by the exons ATG TCCACGAAAGCGGAGTCCAGGgtgtccagctccagctccagctccagaacAGATGAAAGGAAGAGATCGAGCAGCACAG GtcgagaaaaaacaaaacggaAACGCAGTCGTAGTAGGTCTTCCTCGTCGTCCTCTTCTAggtcatcgtcatcatcttcatcctcatcgtCATCTTCTTCGTCGGGCTCGTCAGACTCATCCAGCAACAGTCGGAGTAGCTCTAGCAGTAGCG aCTCTCACAGTAAACCCAGAAAGCAgtctaaaaaaaggaaaaaggagaaaccCAAAAAA caGAAAGTTAAGAAGGAAAAACGACACAAACGTAAAAAGGACAAGAAAGCAAAAGGGGGAGAGGAAAACTCGGGACCTGTACAAATCTCCAAG tacttgaaggacaagaagaagggCAAGTACAGCATGATTTCAGGGAAGAagataaaaatgaaagtaaagaaGTCAAAAAAGGACAAACAG CGCGATAAAAATCGAGCAGAACTTCTTGAGTTCCTGAACTCCACTCTGTGA
- the rd3 gene encoding protein RD3 has protein sequence MASWFSWNEPYSRSPRRDPADVVTDTLMLEFSWQLKEAERQQRERENEYQRLKTGVDYSWLANPPRSTYSLCTGERLGLEELCSKVPPPCCGQLILKFREVLQANEPEVHEVSGLFRSVLLETLDGLKEEQEAQRLAHQWNNRRGVSTSLMNFRSRIKINPFGSTVGLTSGEADGVGLNELKTVSEDVEKGSERSHRVWSMPDFRYKGASSSKVV, from the exons ATGGCCTCCTGGTTCAGCTGGAATGAGCCGTATTCCCGGAGCCCCCGACGGGACCCGGCCGACGTGGTCACCGACACCCTGATGCTGGAGTTCAGCTGGCAGCTGAAGGAGGCCgagaggcagcagagggagagggagaacgaGTACCAGCGCCTCAAGACCGGGGTGGACTACAGCTGGCTGGCCAACCCGCCGCGGTCCACCTACAGCCTCTGCACCGGGGAGCGGCTCGGCCTCGAGGAGCTCTGCTCCAAGGTGCCGCCGCCGTGCTGCGGCCAGCTCATCCTCAA GTTCAGAGAAGTCCTGCAGGCCAACGAGCCCGAGGTGCACGAGGTGTCCGGCCTGTTCCGCTCCGTCCTCCTGGAGACTCTGGACGggctgaaggaggagcaggaggcgcaGCGGCTCGCCCACCAGTGGAACAACAGACGAGGCGTGAGCACGTCCCTCATGAACTTCAGGTCCCGGATCAAGATCAACCCGTTCGGGAGCACGGTCGGCCTGACGTCCGGCGAGGCCGACGGCGTGGGGCTGAACGAGCTCAAGACGGTGTCGGAGGATGTGGAGAAGGGCTCGGAGAGGTCCCACAGGGTGTGGAGCATGCCAGACTTCAGATACAaaggagccagcagcagcaaggTTGTCTGA